The Aedes albopictus strain Foshan chromosome 2, AalbF5, whole genome shotgun sequence region TTCGAGGAACATAGCCATGAAGCGCTTCCTTTCACTCGAGCGCCGCCTTACTGCAGATCCTGAGTTGAAGCGGATGTATCGTGATTTCATTCACGAGTATCTCCAAATGGGACACatggaagaaattgttggagacgaAGAAAGTTCCAGAGTATTTCATTCCTCATCATTGTGTCATCAAACTCGAAAGCACGACCACTAAACTACGGGTTGTGTTTGATGCGTCGTGTCCCACATCGAGCGGCCTCTCGCTGAACAACGCATTGATGGTAGGACCTACGGTGCAGGATGACATCATCTCGATCGTCCTCCGTTTTCGATTCCACAGAATCGCCATAGTGGCAGATGTGGAGAAAATGTACCGCATGGTACAGCAACAACTGGCGGATAGAAGGCTGCATAAAATCCTGTGGCGTGACAACCAGAACGAACCTATTCGAGTGTTTCAGCTAAACACTGTAACATACGGTACGGCATCGGCGCCGTATTTGGCTACCAAGTACCTCAAACGTCTAGCAGAACTAGATGGGAACAAGCTCCCAGAAGCGGCCAAGATTCTCTGCAAAGATTTCTATGTCGACGACATGATGTCCGGTGTTGACGGCATTGAGGAAGGAGTCAAGATATGCAGCGATATTCAGCAACTCTTGCAAGGCGGAGGGTTCAACCTCAGGAAGTGGAGCAGTAACTGTCCAGCAGTATTAGAGAATATACCTAAGGAGCTTCAGGACGATCGAACATCTTTCGAGTTGGACGATTCTAGTGCTATTATCAAAACGCTGGGTCTCATCTGGGAGCCCAGGTTGGACGTCTTCCGGTTCAAAATACCGGAGTGGAACACATCGGAAATCTGTAAACGCACGGTCATTTCTGATTTAGCTCGGATATTTGATCCACTCGGGCTTATCGGAACAGTGATCGTTTCCGCAAGAATGTTTGTCCAGAATCTCTGGAAACAGAAGATATCGTGGGACGAACCGCTAACATGTGATCTTCAAGCCCAATGGCTGGAGTTTAGATCCAGCCTATCGCAGCTTGGAAACTTGCAGATTCCGAGGTGGGTTGCTTTCAGAAAGGATTGCCTTTCGGTGGAGCTCCACGGCTTTTGCGACGCGTCTATGAAAGCCTATGGAGCCTGTTTGTATGTGCGATGCACCCACTTCGATGGCACCATCACGTCCAACCTACTAGTCACAAAATCAAGAGTCGCGCCGCTGTCCGAAGTAGAGAAGAAACGAAAGAAACTCACGATTCCCCGCTTGGAGTTGTCCTCTGCTGTATTACTGGCTCACCTCTACGAAAAAACGTCTGCTAGCCTCACGATTTCAACGCAGTCGTACTTTCATACCGATTCCATGATCGTTCGGTATTGGTTGTCTTCTCAACCGTCACGATACCAGATGTTCGTAGCAAACAGAATATCGGAAGTACAACACCTCACGAGGGCCGGTACGTGGCGACATGTTGCCGGTACAGAGAACCCTGCGGACGCCCTCTCTCGCGGTATTCCAGCAGCTGAACTGAAGCAGGACTCGTTGTGGTGGTATGGACCAAGTTGGCTGCGAGAAGATAAGGATTGTTGGCCCAAAACACAAGAAGTGCTCCTGGAAGACCTGGAGAAATCGTACCTCGAAGAGGGATTTGTGGTCGCGTCTGTTGCTACAATACCAGAGCCCAGTGAGATCTTCAGCCTGCGATCTACTCTACACCGCTCGGTAAAACTAGTAGCGTATTTGCTACGATTCAAGCACAATGCACTTCGTACTCGCGACAACTGTAGGAGAACTGGACCACTGACCCTGAAGGAGCGGGAAGAAGCATTAATGCAGTTGGTGAAGCTGTCACAATGGGAGTGTTTCGCTCGAGATATAGCTGAATTAGAACGTCACGGGGAAGTGCGGTCGACCTCTCGCATTCGTACGCTTCATCCGCAATGGGTTGAAGGCGTACTCCGGGTCGGCGGCCGGCTTGAAAATGCCCGCATATCGATGGACCGGAAACATCCTATTCTCCTAGACAAAAACCACCCTCTAACTTCCATGATTATGCGACACTACCACTATGAACACCTACACGCGGGCCCGCAACTGTTGGTGGCCAGTGTACGAGAACGATTCTGGCCGCTCAGTGCCCGTAGTCTCGCCAGGAAGATTATACACAGGTGCATCACCTGTTTCCGCAGCAAGCCAACATCACAAGATCAATTGATGGCCGATCTACCGGCCGAACGAGTTACTCCAGCTCCGCCATTCTTGCGAGTTGGGATCGACTATTGCGGACCTTTTGTTGTTCGCTATCCGAATCGAACGAAAATCTCCGTGAAACACTACGCCGCAATTTTTGTCTGCCTTGTCACGAAGGCGGTCCATATTGAAATGGTTTCCGATCTCACAACCCAAGGATTCTTGGCTGCGTTGAAGAGATTTGTTGCTAGGCGAGGGAAACCAGCGATGATCATGTGCGATAATGGGACAAATTTCGTGGGTGCTCGACGGGAGCTTGATGAGCTCGCTATGCTGTTCAAAACCCAGCATTCCCAGCAGTCTATTGCGGGAGGTGCAGCGGACATCGGAATTGAATTTAAATTCATTCCAGCCAAATCTCCAAACTTTGGCGGCTTGTGGGAGGCGGCTGTAAAGTCGATGAAACAGCATCTGCGGAAAACAATCGGTTTGAAATCTATCACGCCCGAAGAGTTGAACACGGTGTTCGCGCAAGTCGAAGCATGTCTCAACTCAAGACCGATTACTCAAATGAGCAGTGATCCTAACGATCTCAGCGTGCTAACCCCTGGACATTTCCTTGTCCAGCGACCACTGACAGCGGTAG contains the following coding sequences:
- the LOC134286159 gene encoding uncharacterized protein LOC134286159, whose translation is MVGPTVQDDIISIVLRFRFHRIAIVADVEKMYRMVQQQLADRRLHKILWRDNQNEPIRVFQLNTVTYGTASAPYLATKYLKRLAELDGNKLPEAAKILCKDFYVDDMMSGVDGIEEGVKICSDIQQLLQGGGFNLRKWSSNCPAVLENIPKELQDDRTSFELDDSSAIIKTLGLIWEPRLDVFRFKIPEWNTSEICKRTVISDLARIFDPLGLIGTVIVSARMFVQNLWKQKISWDEPLTCDLQAQWLEFRSSLSQLGNLQIPRWVAFRKDCLSVELHGFCDASMKAYGACLYVRCTHFDGTITSNLLVTKSRVAPLSEVEKKRKKLTIPRLELSSAVLLAHLYEKTSASLTISTQSYFHTDSMIVRYWLSSQPSRYQMFVANRISEVQHLTRAGTWRHVAGTENPADALSRGIPAAELKQDSLWWYGPSWLREDKDCWPKTQEVLLEDLEKSYLEEGFVVASVATIPEPSEIFSLRSTLHRSVKLVAYLLRFKHNALRTRDNCRRTGPLTLKEREEALMQLVKLSQWECFARDIAELERHGEVRSTSRIRTLHPQWVEGVLRVGGRLENARISMDRKHPILLDKNHPLTSMIMRHYHYEHLHAGPQLLVASVRERFWPLSARSLARKIIHRCITCFRSKPTSQDQLMADLPAERVTPAPPFLRVGIDYCGPFVVRYPNRTKISVKHYAAIFVCLVTKAVHIEMVSDLTTQGFLAALKRFVARRGKPAMIMCDNGTNFVGARRELDELAMLFKTQHSQQSIAGGAADIGIEFKFIPAKSPNFGGLWEAAVKSMKQHLRKTIGLKSITPEELNTVFAQVEACLNSRPITQMSSDPNDLSVLTPGHFLVQRPLTAVAEPSLRDVPENRLSRWQQAQNFVQRIWCRWSTQYLSDLHNRTKWTQRRNNLFIRWTMVLIKEDNLPPLRWLLGRVTHIHPGADGNVRVVTIRTKDGSIVRAVSKICILPFKENEELQLAGEN